From the Coprobacter tertius genome, one window contains:
- a CDS encoding bactofilin family protein — protein MAKELSTSGLTHNSISTGTVIKGNISASSDIRIDGTLEGDLDCRGKLILGEKGVITGNVTAVNAEIMGSVTGNITAEETLVLKATSLLTGDIEVSSLVIEPNARLNGKCSMRSFSR, from the coding sequence ATAATTCTATCAGCACGGGTACTGTTATAAAGGGTAATATTTCAGCATCTTCGGATATTCGTATCGACGGAACGCTGGAAGGTGATCTCGATTGTAGAGGGAAACTTATCCTGGGAGAAAAAGGTGTAATTACAGGAAATGTAACCGCAGTGAATGCGGAAATTATGGGATCTGTTACTGGCAATATTACGGCAGAAGAAACTCTTGTTCTTAAAGCTACCTCGCTTCTGACTGGCGATATAGAAGTTTCTTCTTTAGTTATCGAACCTAATGCCCGGTTAAACGGAAAATGCTCGATGCGTTCCTTTTCCCGTTGA